In one window of Nerophis ophidion isolate RoL-2023_Sa linkage group LG05, RoL_Noph_v1.0, whole genome shotgun sequence DNA:
- the LOC133552669 gene encoding GTP-binding nuclear protein Ran, whose amino-acid sequence MTAHSMSAPVATFKLVLVGDGGTGKTTFVKRHLTGEFEKKYVATLGVEVHPLVFHTSRGPLRFNVWDTAGQEKFGGLRDGYYIQAQCAIIMFDVTSRVTYKNVPNWHRDLVRVCENIPIVLCGNKVDIKDRKVKAKSIVFHRKKNLQYYDISAKSNYNFEKPFLWLAKKLAGDPNMEFVEMPALAPPEVAMDPSMAAKYEEELQVASQTALPDDEDDL is encoded by the exons ATGACTGCCCACTCCATGTCTGCCCCAGTGGCCACTTTCAAG CTTGTTCTGGTAGGAGATGGAGGCACCGGAAAGACGACTTTTGTCAAAAGGCATCTGACAGGAGAGTTCGAAAAGAAATATGTTG CTACACTCGGAGTGGAGGTGCACCCCCTGGTCTTCCACACCAGCAGAGGACCACTGCGGTTCAACGTGTGGGACACAGCAGGCCAGGAGAAGTTTGGAGGCCTGAGAGATGGTTACTACATTCAAG CTCAGTGTGCCATCATCATGTTTGACGTCACCTCCCGCGTCACCTACAAGAACGTACCCAACTGGCATCGCGATCTGGTGCGCGTGTGCGAAAACATTCCCATCGTGTTGTGCGGCAACAAGGTGGACATCAAAGACAGGAAAGTCAAAGCCAAAAGCATCGTCTTTCATCGCAAGAAGAACCTGCAG TACTACGATATTTCTGCCAAGAGTAACTACAACTTTGAGAAGCCTTTCCTGTGGCTAGCAAAGAAACTAGCCGGCGATCCCAACATGGAGTTTGTGGAAATGCCAGCCCTCGCTCCCCCGGAAGTTGCAATGGACCCCAGCATGGCAGCCAAGTATGAGGAGGAGCTTCAA GTCGCATCACAAACTGCACTCCCAGATGACGAGGATGACCTCTAA